The following proteins are co-located in the Spirosoma montaniterrae genome:
- a CDS encoding GPW/gp25 family protein: MNFYSLETPVAALMRRQPLPKVPVIDAIRQHINLLLMTKRRECRYDPELGCTVWEQDFANISNPTAWKSETEIRLTQLIGQYEKRLRNTRVSLTVDEPLEQDRDGNTLRLRKRLSIRVGGTLIETEESLPEQEFVIYFSPVATQ; encoded by the coding sequence ATGAACTTCTACTCGCTCGAAACGCCCGTTGCGGCCCTGATGCGCCGACAGCCGTTGCCGAAGGTGCCGGTCATAGACGCGATTCGGCAGCACATCAATTTGCTGCTCATGACCAAACGGCGCGAGTGCCGCTACGATCCTGAATTGGGCTGTACGGTCTGGGAGCAGGATTTTGCCAACATCAGCAACCCAACGGCCTGGAAAAGCGAAACCGAAATCAGGCTCACGCAACTCATCGGGCAGTATGAAAAACGACTACGCAATACCCGCGTCTCGCTCACGGTCGATGAGCCTCTGGAGCAGGACCGCGACGGTAACACGCTGCGGCTACGCAAACGCCTGAGCATCCGAGTAGGCGGCACCCTGATTGAAACCGAAGAGTCGCTGCCGGAGCAGGAATTTGTTATTTATTTCAGCCCGGTAGCCACGCAGTAA
- a CDS encoding PAAR domain-containing protein, with protein sequence MGQPAARMGDMHICPMVTPGLPPVPHVGGPILPPGVPTVLIGGLPAATMGNMCTCVGPPDTILKGSATVFIGGKPAARVGDTTAHGGTIAPPGCITVLIGG encoded by the coding sequence ATGGGACAGCCAGCCGCCCGGATGGGCGATATGCACATTTGCCCGATGGTAACGCCGGGCCTGCCGCCCGTGCCGCACGTAGGCGGGCCAATTCTGCCCCCCGGCGTACCGACGGTACTGATTGGCGGGTTGCCAGCCGCTACGATGGGGAACATGTGTACCTGCGTTGGCCCACCCGATACAATCCTGAAAGGGTCGGCTACGGTGTTTATCGGCGGCAAGCCAGCCGCCCGCGTTGGCGACACTACCGCGCATGGCGGCACCATCGCGCCCCCCGGCTGCATCACTGTACTGATTGGCGGCTAA
- a CDS encoding type VI secretion system Vgr family protein produces the protein MNNLSDVRIDIGGTRVTIFQRISIQQWIDRHHTFELSVPIEQVEGEGAMRIDRSREFIGKEISVTIQYRVGSGQPFVFKGFITQLYLSKQSVSGSAVVIRGFSASILLEQGSRYAAFHQKNHSDIVKTVLDEYDTALLRPNVSPRNNQTEQYVVKFDESSYNFLHRLAAATGNWFFYDGERVVFGDVSNTTPIDLRYGDDISAFDMRMDLPGGEFYFDDFNYIQNQQARSHSAAVSVTGLGDYGQFLIDKAEQLYAERLFDHPPLPVWTDAEARQQVSYAKKASVANAVIFSGSCNVIGLKVGSVIDIRERSSQPGSQPQSYGRYRITSISHEANLGGGYSNRFEAVPAGVEFRANPGFYRPRATTQLAKVTHNDDPEHLGRVRVLFFWQLAQKDDESSPWIRVLTSYTAHADQGHYFVPERNSLVMVSFENDDPARPLVAGVTYHKDTKMNAFYSDQNNYKAIITKGGNHIIINDEAGKEEISLYNKDKKNHIQLSLDGTHISVKTQGTLNLQAGTINMKAKKINVEAEDELNAKSEQIKLEANSSLFAEAQSKIRLSGTSEAILTGAEVLVSADVKATVKGKITAVSADASLDLSSSAVASLSGMPVKIN, from the coding sequence ATGAACAACCTCTCCGACGTTCGCATCGATATTGGTGGCACCCGCGTCACGATCTTCCAGCGGATCAGCATCCAGCAGTGGATCGACCGGCACCATACCTTCGAACTGAGCGTACCCATCGAGCAGGTCGAAGGCGAGGGAGCCATGCGTATCGACCGGTCGCGGGAGTTTATCGGGAAAGAAATCAGCGTTACCATTCAGTATCGGGTGGGGTCGGGGCAACCGTTTGTGTTTAAGGGATTTATCACGCAACTGTATCTCTCCAAACAGTCGGTCAGTGGCAGTGCGGTGGTAATTCGGGGGTTCAGCGCATCGATTCTGCTGGAGCAGGGAAGCCGCTATGCGGCCTTCCACCAGAAAAACCACAGCGACATTGTTAAAACGGTTTTGGACGAATATGATACAGCGTTGCTGCGCCCGAACGTGTCGCCCCGCAACAATCAGACGGAGCAATATGTGGTGAAGTTCGATGAAAGCAGCTATAACTTTCTGCACCGGCTGGCGGCAGCGACCGGCAACTGGTTTTTCTACGACGGCGAACGCGTAGTCTTTGGCGATGTAAGCAACACGACACCCATCGACCTGCGCTACGGCGACGACATCAGCGCGTTCGACATGCGGATGGATTTGCCCGGTGGCGAGTTTTACTTCGATGATTTCAACTACATCCAGAACCAGCAGGCCCGCAGTCATTCGGCGGCAGTGTCGGTAACGGGTTTAGGCGATTATGGGCAGTTTCTGATCGACAAAGCCGAGCAACTCTACGCCGAACGGCTGTTCGACCATCCGCCCCTGCCCGTCTGGACCGATGCCGAAGCCCGGCAGCAGGTCAGCTACGCCAAGAAAGCATCTGTTGCCAACGCGGTCATTTTCAGCGGCTCGTGCAATGTTATCGGGCTGAAAGTTGGGTCGGTGATCGATATTAGAGAACGCAGCAGTCAGCCGGGTTCGCAGCCGCAGAGTTACGGGCGGTATCGCATCACCAGCATCAGCCACGAGGCCAATTTGGGTGGAGGTTACAGCAACCGGTTCGAGGCTGTTCCGGCGGGGGTCGAGTTTCGGGCCAATCCGGGCTTTTACAGACCCCGCGCTACCACGCAATTGGCGAAGGTAACGCACAACGACGACCCCGAACACCTGGGCCGGGTACGGGTGCTGTTTTTCTGGCAACTGGCGCAAAAGGACGATGAATCGTCGCCTTGGATTCGGGTATTGACATCCTACACGGCCCACGCCGATCAGGGGCATTATTTCGTGCCTGAACGCAATTCGCTGGTTATGGTCAGCTTCGAGAACGACGACCCCGCCCGCCCGCTCGTGGCTGGTGTGACCTATCACAAAGACACGAAGATGAACGCTTTTTATTCAGACCAGAATAATTACAAAGCGATTATCACCAAAGGTGGCAACCACATCATCATCAACGACGAAGCGGGCAAGGAAGAAATCAGCCTGTATAACAAAGACAAGAAAAACCACATCCAGCTTTCGCTCGACGGTACGCATATCAGCGTAAAAACGCAGGGAACGCTGAACCTTCAGGCCGGAACAATCAACATGAAGGCCAAGAAAATTAATGTAGAAGCTGAGGACGAACTGAACGCTAAATCGGAGCAGATTAAGCTGGAAGCCAACAGCAGTTTGTTTGCCGAAGCCCAGAGTAAAATACGATTATCAGGCACGAGCGAAGCCATTCTGACTGGTGCCGAGGTGTTGGTATCTGCCGATGTGAAGGCTACGGTTAAAGGAAAAATTACGGCGGTCTCTGCCGATGCGTCGCTCGATTTGAGTTCATCTGCCGTCGCCAGCCTGAGCGGAATGCCCGTCAAAATAAACTAA
- the tssD gene encoding type VI secretion system tube protein TssD — MAFKATLKLDQTEYRLLHCSFSLGQNTDYTTGKPTSDVMGGQINAEFESTKDTDAFKLMINPNAKFKGTIKFFKQDEDSPMKELEFEDAFLTGYSESMDARSNAPMSTSVVISARKLSVGGASHENKWAAY; from the coding sequence ATGGCTTTCAAAGCAACTCTAAAACTTGATCAGACAGAGTATCGTCTGCTGCACTGCAGTTTTTCACTGGGGCAAAACACCGACTATACGACCGGCAAACCAACGTCGGACGTGATGGGCGGGCAAATTAACGCTGAGTTTGAATCGACTAAAGATACGGACGCCTTCAAACTCATGATTAACCCCAACGCCAAGTTCAAAGGCACCATCAAGTTCTTCAAGCAGGACGAAGACTCGCCCATGAAAGAACTCGAGTTTGAGGATGCCTTTCTGACCGGTTATTCGGAAAGTATGGACGCCCGCAGCAATGCGCCCATGAGTACGAGCGTCGTGATTTCGGCCCGCAAACTCTCTGTTGGCGGAGCCAGCCACGAAAACAAGTGGGCGGCTTATTAA
- a CDS encoding type VI secretion system contractile sheath protein TssC: MEAPEQTANGKAVKERTKIANPAQALADSSQQLAKFGGFEFVETTVEGAQNLNPAKKARKNIFLTEKGSEKERKALKKRLTAFADLLDSHENVADMIGEAEQKAETAGETLRRNLKKAVDETKDLETAYRSVALFYKNADTEKIKNISIVNADPEQIQDLDNTLFFDGIADELRQNYDKLDLRNNYSLLVLPGYLGAKKVVDKWARLAHENKAMLLTDYRHLDTPDDVLELWQDEDMPSADAYKANVMMTCNYLVGREAFSDLGEDEPLYVPPSAALAGKIYKTVLQQPVAGSKHGTLNEVDGVRFELKKSEIANLEKLGLVPMVNEYNKVMAYSAKTLFNGDNQGLQTYSVVRVFDWVMKVLIDFLNRRAFENWTYDAEKDLRAQIVKFLNSITGSDKIIEDFKILRFERDKDVKDRIHLDIHIKPYFPAKNFLVRLDGTKGDDANDWKGGVEQA; this comes from the coding sequence ATGGAAGCACCTGAACAAACCGCAAACGGCAAGGCCGTAAAAGAGCGTACAAAAATCGCTAATCCGGCGCAGGCATTGGCCGACAGCAGCCAGCAGTTAGCCAAATTCGGCGGATTCGAGTTCGTTGAAACCACCGTTGAGGGAGCGCAGAACCTGAACCCCGCCAAAAAAGCCCGCAAGAACATTTTCCTGACCGAGAAAGGCTCCGAAAAAGAACGAAAGGCACTCAAAAAACGCCTGACCGCCTTCGCCGACCTGCTCGACAGTCACGAGAACGTGGCCGACATGATTGGTGAGGCCGAACAAAAGGCCGAAACCGCAGGCGAAACCCTGCGCCGGAACCTCAAAAAAGCCGTTGACGAAACCAAAGACCTCGAAACGGCTTACCGCTCGGTGGCTCTGTTCTACAAAAACGCCGATACCGAGAAAATCAAAAACATCAGCATCGTCAATGCCGACCCGGAGCAGATTCAGGACCTCGACAACACGCTGTTTTTTGATGGTATCGCCGACGAACTGCGTCAGAACTACGACAAACTCGACCTCCGCAACAACTACTCGCTGCTGGTGCTGCCCGGCTACCTCGGGGCCAAAAAAGTAGTGGACAAGTGGGCGCGGCTGGCCCACGAAAACAAGGCAATGCTGCTGACCGATTACCGCCACCTCGACACGCCCGACGACGTACTGGAACTCTGGCAGGACGAAGACATGCCCAGTGCCGACGCCTACAAGGCCAACGTGATGATGACCTGCAACTACCTCGTGGGCCGCGAAGCCTTCAGCGACCTCGGCGAAGATGAGCCGCTCTACGTGCCGCCGTCTGCCGCGCTGGCCGGTAAAATTTACAAAACGGTGCTGCAACAGCCGGTAGCGGGCAGCAAACACGGTACGCTCAACGAAGTCGATGGCGTGCGGTTCGAGCTGAAAAAGAGCGAAATCGCCAACCTCGAAAAGTTGGGTTTGGTGCCGATGGTGAACGAGTATAACAAAGTGATGGCGTATTCGGCCAAAACGCTCTTCAACGGCGACAACCAGGGTTTGCAGACCTACTCAGTCGTGCGCGTGTTCGATTGGGTTATGAAAGTACTCATTGACTTCCTGAACCGCCGGGCCTTTGAAAACTGGACCTACGACGCCGAAAAAGACCTGCGGGCGCAGATTGTGAAATTCCTGAACAGCATCACCGGATCCGATAAAATCATCGAAGACTTCAAGATTCTGCGGTTCGAGCGCGACAAAGACGTGAAAGACCGCATTCACCTCGACATCCACATCAAACCCTACTTCCCGGCCAAAAACTTCTTAGTGCGGCTCGACGGCACCAAAGGCGACGACGCCAACGACTGGAAAGGTGGGGTGGAACAAGCGTAA
- a CDS encoding ATP-dependent Clp protease ATP-binding subunit — MLTLAYTEELRRAVGIAQALARENQHAQFSPGHLLMGLLHNDVGLASQLAVWDIDVPYLRDWADIRIESYPKSARPADEPTGDKPVRALMEVADVVRMKLGEPELTPLAVLIALTKPDVAFSRDQLKSLPLTENQLLERALLDVGFQQAIGAATNGAATNGQAKATGTAPATGKTLFKYCTDRTASARDGKLDPIVGRDRETRQMIEILGRRLKPNVIITGEPGVGKTALVEGLAQQIVAGNVPPHLKNAHLFQLDMGSLIAGASYKGEIEDRLKGILADLKSFDRAVLFIDEIHLLLDPNGGAVGTVNLLKPELARGELTLIGATTNDEYRKYLEKDEAFARRFEVLAVEEPDEATATRMVETILPLFQNHHQIGVAGQTIAEAVRLAKRYLKDRRLPDAAIDLIDRTMAAMKLAAETTQPEIDRLRIELTDLRAKNTDDDLLTYMGNVRWFERQLKNRLSPVLLGQLEDELQTENYQLPDALADHLGTVLTKLETLGRAVRDTVEPGEVAAVVANRTGIPLGKIQSKERDKLLTLDEHLKRRVVGQDHAVKIIADAILENRSGLSRAGQPIGSFFFSGPTGTGKTELAKSMADFLFNDERALIRFDMSEFKEEHSAALLYGAPPGYVGYEEGGLLVTKIRQQPFAVVLFDEIEKAHPSVFDIFLQILDEGMLHDRLGREGDFSNAIILFTSNIGSDYVVEKAAKGEIAASNELLEIMGRYFRPEFLGRLTEIIPFQPISEDAITGIFSIQVAALLKLLDKQGISLTITDDARRQLALEGYTPKYGARPLRGVIRNRLRRPLSRMIVSGEIGKGSALTLSVGEGGELVFEKNGNDNG; from the coding sequence ATGCTAACCCTTGCCTATACCGAAGAACTGCGCCGGGCCGTTGGCATCGCGCAGGCACTCGCCCGCGAAAATCAGCACGCTCAGTTTTCGCCCGGCCATCTGCTCATGGGCCTGCTTCACAACGACGTGGGCTTAGCTTCGCAGCTTGCCGTGTGGGACATCGACGTGCCGTACCTGCGCGACTGGGCCGACATACGTATCGAAAGCTACCCAAAGTCAGCGCGGCCTGCCGACGAACCCACTGGCGACAAGCCCGTTCGTGCCCTGATGGAAGTGGCCGACGTGGTGCGGATGAAACTCGGCGAACCTGAACTGACGCCGTTGGCCGTGCTGATTGCTCTGACCAAGCCCGACGTAGCCTTCAGTCGCGATCAACTCAAATCGCTGCCCCTGACCGAAAATCAACTGCTCGAACGCGCCCTTCTCGACGTAGGCTTTCAGCAGGCCATCGGAGCGGCCACGAACGGCGCGGCTACCAACGGACAGGCTAAAGCTACCGGAACAGCCCCGGCAACGGGCAAAACGTTGTTCAAATACTGCACCGACCGCACGGCCTCGGCCCGCGACGGAAAACTCGACCCCATTGTGGGCCGCGACCGCGAAACCCGGCAGATGATCGAAATTCTGGGCAGACGGCTCAAGCCGAACGTGATTATCACGGGCGAACCGGGCGTAGGCAAAACCGCATTGGTCGAAGGGCTGGCGCAGCAGATTGTGGCCGGAAATGTGCCGCCACACCTCAAAAACGCTCATTTGTTTCAGTTAGACATGGGTTCGCTGATTGCCGGAGCCTCGTACAAGGGTGAGATCGAAGACCGGCTCAAAGGCATTCTGGCCGACCTGAAAAGTTTTGACCGGGCCGTGCTCTTCATCGACGAAATTCACCTGCTGCTCGATCCCAACGGTGGGGCGGTGGGTACGGTGAACCTGCTGAAACCCGAACTGGCGCGGGGCGAACTGACGCTTATCGGTGCCACGACAAACGACGAATACCGCAAATACCTCGAAAAAGACGAAGCCTTTGCCCGGCGGTTCGAGGTGCTGGCCGTCGAAGAACCCGACGAAGCCACCGCCACCCGCATGGTCGAAACCATTCTGCCACTGTTTCAAAATCACCACCAGATTGGCGTAGCCGGGCAAACCATCGCTGAAGCGGTGAGGCTGGCAAAACGCTACCTCAAAGACCGCCGACTCCCCGACGCAGCTATCGACCTCATCGACCGAACGATGGCCGCCATGAAGTTAGCCGCCGAAACCACCCAACCCGAAATTGACCGGCTACGTATCGAACTGACCGACCTGCGGGCGAAAAATACCGATGACGACCTATTAACGTATATGGGTAACGTTCGCTGGTTTGAGCGGCAGTTGAAAAACCGGTTAAGCCCCGTCTTGCTCGGTCAACTCGAAGACGAATTGCAGACCGAGAACTACCAACTGCCCGACGCGCTCGCCGACCATCTTGGCACTGTACTGACCAAACTCGAAACCCTCGGGCGGGCCGTGCGCGACACGGTAGAGCCGGGCGAAGTGGCGGCTGTGGTGGCAAACCGGACGGGCATTCCGCTCGGCAAAATTCAGTCGAAAGAGCGCGATAAACTGCTGACGTTAGACGAACATCTGAAACGGCGCGTGGTAGGACAGGATCATGCTGTAAAAATCATTGCCGATGCCATTCTCGAAAACCGTTCGGGCCTGAGCCGGGCCGGGCAGCCGATTGGTTCGTTTTTCTTCTCGGGCCCCACCGGCACGGGCAAAACCGAACTCGCCAAGTCGATGGCCGATTTCCTGTTCAACGACGAGCGGGCACTCATCCGCTTCGACATGTCGGAGTTCAAGGAAGAACACTCGGCGGCTTTGCTCTACGGCGCACCGCCCGGCTACGTCGGCTACGAGGAAGGCGGTTTGTTAGTCACGAAAATCAGGCAGCAGCCGTTTGCGGTGGTGCTGTTCGATGAAATCGAGAAAGCGCACCCGTCGGTCTTCGATATTTTTTTACAAATCCTGGACGAGGGAATGCTGCACGACCGGCTGGGCCGCGAAGGTGATTTCTCCAACGCCATCATCCTGTTTACGTCGAACATCGGTTCGGATTACGTGGTCGAGAAAGCCGCGAAGGGCGAGATTGCCGCATCGAACGAATTGTTGGAGATTATGGGCCGCTACTTCCGGCCTGAGTTTCTGGGGCGGCTCACCGAAATCATCCCCTTCCAGCCAATTTCGGAAGACGCCATCACGGGTATTTTCTCCATTCAGGTGGCTGCGCTGTTGAAACTGCTTGATAAACAGGGCATCAGCCTGACCATAACCGACGACGCCCGACGGCAACTCGCGCTGGAGGGCTACACGCCCAAATACGGAGCACGACCGCTGCGGGGTGTTATCCGCAACCGGCTGCGTCGTCCGCTTTCGCGCATGATTGTATCGGGCGAAATCGGCAAAGGAAGTGCGCTTACGCTGAGCGTGGGCGAGGGGGGCGAGTTGGTGTTTGAAAAAAACGGTAACGACAATGGATGA
- a CDS encoding caspase family protein, with product MKTPALFLTGWLLATAALAQQTTVTIYEGKPTRLNTNALFPVASRIDWTSPLDPDRTVVLPTFEVKACVTAAKPIARYVLYLNDKLQPAPRDLKVEKDVCENKFEQTVELQEGENRIRLIAYQAGGPEVTASMNVIYKKAAALLQEKRLALVIGNSSYPGSSQLANPANDAQDVAKTLRDLGFEVMLYTNLDKKKMRQAIDDFGFKLRDYQLGMFYYAGHGVQSDNVNYLVPVDANPQSESDIRYDCLQADLVVGKMEQARTANIIVLDACRNNPFERSLRRGGNEGGLAGMDAPSGSYIAYATAPGKTAADGTGRNGLYTSALLNNLKVPNLPIEQVFKRVRLEVKRQSNEKQEPWESSSLTKDIYFIKK from the coding sequence ATGAAAACGCCCGCTCTTTTTCTGACCGGCTGGTTGCTTGCTACGGCGGCACTGGCCCAGCAGACTACGGTAACGATCTACGAAGGCAAACCGACCCGGCTCAACACCAACGCGCTGTTTCCGGTAGCCTCGCGCATCGACTGGACCAGCCCGCTCGACCCCGACCGCACGGTGGTGCTGCCTACGTTTGAGGTAAAAGCTTGTGTAACAGCCGCTAAACCCATCGCGCGATACGTATTGTATCTGAACGATAAACTACAACCCGCCCCCCGCGACCTGAAAGTGGAAAAAGACGTTTGCGAGAATAAGTTCGAGCAGACGGTGGAGTTGCAGGAGGGCGAAAACCGTATCCGGCTGATTGCGTATCAGGCGGGCGGGCCAGAGGTTACGGCGTCGATGAACGTCATCTACAAAAAAGCAGCCGCGCTCTTGCAGGAAAAACGACTGGCTCTCGTGATTGGCAACTCCAGCTATCCTGGTTCGAGCCAGTTGGCAAACCCTGCCAATGACGCGCAGGACGTGGCGAAGACGCTGCGCGACCTCGGCTTTGAGGTGATGCTCTACACCAACCTCGATAAGAAAAAAATGCGTCAGGCAATCGATGACTTCGGTTTTAAACTGCGTGATTATCAGTTAGGCATGTTCTATTACGCCGGGCATGGCGTGCAGAGCGACAACGTAAACTACCTCGTACCAGTGGATGCCAATCCGCAGTCGGAGAGCGATATACGTTACGACTGCTTGCAGGCCGATTTGGTGGTCGGTAAGATGGAACAGGCCCGCACGGCTAACATTATCGTGCTGGACGCCTGCCGCAACAACCCCTTCGAGCGGAGCCTGCGCCGGGGTGGTAATGAAGGCGGACTGGCCGGAATGGATGCCCCCAGCGGGTCGTACATTGCCTATGCTACAGCACCCGGCAAAACAGCCGCCGACGGCACCGGGCGCAATGGCCTTTACACCTCGGCCCTGCTTAATAATCTGAAAGTGCCGAACCTGCCTATCGAACAGGTATTCAAGCGGGTGCGGCTCGAAGTAAAGCGCCAGAGTAACGAAAAGCAGGAACCCTGGGAGTCGAGCTCGCTCACGAAAGACATCTACTTCATCAAAAAATAG
- a CDS encoding DUF7452 domain-containing protein yields the protein MKYPSSLCIVALTALLLNCKSDLEDKTVAPTTTTPPTTTTPPTPTTPVNPFTTTTHVTAAANISGNTSRIDDSGLNGKADAFAFLTPNWQLGSVYNTSATGIYYTSGAWRVFNQDLKTFPSGMGYNVLVVQPHDNVFKHVASSGNTSVHVTTLDHPKLNGNPNARLLVQQRWNGTYNDSPVGVWYNGSRWTIFNQKTAVPIKAGSEFNVLVNDNITTTQAVSGKITGNNFLIDPAITGNTKRVFVTQYWTAVYNTQEVGVWYPSSSWSIYNQNNSITMPTNARFFVFAP from the coding sequence ATGAAGTACCCATCTTCTCTATGTATCGTTGCGCTGACAGCTCTGTTGTTAAACTGCAAAAGCGACCTCGAAGACAAAACAGTTGCGCCAACAACAACGACACCACCAACAACGACGACGCCACCAACGCCGACAACACCCGTCAATCCGTTTACGACTACAACGCACGTAACGGCAGCGGCCAACATTTCGGGCAATACGTCGCGCATCGACGATTCGGGCCTGAACGGTAAAGCTGATGCGTTCGCGTTTCTGACGCCTAACTGGCAGTTAGGTTCGGTCTACAACACCAGTGCCACGGGAATTTATTACACCAGTGGAGCCTGGCGCGTTTTCAATCAGGATTTAAAAACGTTTCCGTCGGGCATGGGCTATAACGTGCTCGTGGTGCAACCGCACGACAATGTGTTTAAGCACGTAGCTTCGTCCGGCAACACGTCGGTCCATGTCACTACCCTCGATCACCCTAAGCTAAACGGCAATCCCAACGCCCGGCTGCTGGTGCAGCAACGCTGGAACGGCACCTACAACGACAGCCCCGTAGGCGTGTGGTACAACGGTAGCCGCTGGACGATTTTCAACCAGAAAACCGCCGTACCCATCAAAGCCGGTTCAGAATTCAATGTGCTGGTGAACGATAACATCACGACTACGCAGGCTGTAAGCGGCAAAATTACCGGCAACAATTTCCTGATAGACCCAGCCATCACGGGCAATACCAAACGGGTATTCGTGACGCAGTACTGGACTGCCGTGTACAACACGCAGGAAGTAGGCGTCTGGTATCCAAGCTCATCGTGGTCGATTTACAACCAAAATAACTCAATAACGATGCCGACCAACGCCCGGTTCTTCGTTTTCGCGCCTTAA
- a CDS encoding transposase-like zinc-binding domain-containing protein, with translation MNTVHSCGRCGSQHLRRNGRSNGKPRYHCQSCGYYGYLWIDPTVEKAKELLVFKHHARGHSLRRIAQLTGLSRTKVTRLVRTATEPAFLSASAHE, from the coding sequence ATGAACACTGTGCATAGCTGCGGTCGCTGCGGAAGCCAGCACCTTCGACGCAATGGACGCTCCAATGGCAAACCCCGTTACCACTGTCAAAGCTGTGGGTATTACGGCTATCTGTGGATTGACCCTACGGTAGAAAAAGCTAAGGAATTGCTGGTTTTTAAGCACCACGCCCGAGGGCATTCGCTTCGGCGAATTGCTCAGCTTACTGGTCTAAGCCGCACTAAAGTGACCCGGCTCGTTCGTACAGCTACCGAGCCTGCATTTTTGTCTGCTTCCGCTCATGAGTGA
- a CDS encoding lanthionine synthetase C family protein: MSDTLLNQVVSLVNTHQPLFNKVEAPGLFGGQSGIALLYAQLYQVTNDELYAERLTQTLHRLAAQLPQVAAHSTLTYGMAGIGWLLQHLANRDLLDVDLTDVEQWIIDSLATDRHNRNAELMTGLAGKGVYFLERGTAGTDGLRQVIEAIARSTETIPGGIAWHYVSPYTDAPTYSLGLSHGVPGVISFLAKAHRQRICPNLTQPLLEASVSWLLQQRLVGAAQGSGQFPGYAGDTQPTRLAWCYGDLGVAVALWHAAGALNRPDWHLLAIELVEEAALRTLPESGVRCSNDYIDSGFCHGTAGLAHLFHRFQQATNSLRIQQAAQYWLQQTQQAAVRSDAGTASFLTYTATDYAPQPNGTIALSWQTDAGLLEGITGIALVLLTFASPTTPAWDACLMTDLSPIASPYEIGTNILV; the protein is encoded by the coding sequence ATGAGTGACACCCTGCTTAATCAGGTAGTGAGCCTGGTAAATACGCATCAGCCCCTGTTCAACAAAGTTGAAGCACCAGGACTATTCGGAGGTCAGTCGGGCATTGCGCTCTTATACGCTCAATTGTATCAGGTAACGAACGACGAGTTGTATGCCGAACGGCTCACACAAACGCTTCACCGGCTTGCGGCTCAATTACCGCAGGTTGCCGCCCACAGCACGCTTACCTATGGTATGGCGGGCATTGGCTGGCTGCTACAACACCTGGCGAACCGCGACCTGCTCGACGTAGACCTGACCGATGTTGAGCAATGGATAATTGACTCACTGGCAACCGACCGTCATAACCGTAATGCCGAGCTGATGACGGGGCTGGCTGGAAAAGGGGTTTATTTTCTGGAGCGGGGAACCGCTGGTACAGACGGGCTACGGCAGGTGATCGAGGCCATCGCCAGATCGACGGAGACGATACCTGGTGGCATAGCCTGGCACTACGTATCACCCTATACCGACGCACCGACGTATTCGCTGGGTTTGTCGCACGGGGTTCCGGGTGTAATCAGCTTTTTAGCCAAAGCACATCGGCAACGTATCTGCCCCAATCTCACGCAACCCCTCCTGGAGGCCAGCGTAAGCTGGCTGCTGCAACAGCGGCTCGTCGGGGCCGCACAGGGTTCCGGGCAATTTCCGGGCTATGCGGGCGATACCCAACCCACCCGGCTTGCCTGGTGCTATGGCGATTTGGGCGTAGCGGTGGCACTCTGGCACGCAGCCGGGGCACTCAACCGCCCAGACTGGCATCTACTCGCCATTGAACTGGTTGAAGAAGCCGCCCTCCGCACCCTGCCCGAAAGTGGCGTTCGGTGCAGCAACGATTATATCGACAGCGGCTTCTGCCACGGTACGGCGGGGCTGGCGCACCTGTTTCACCGCTTCCAGCAGGCAACAAATTCGCTACGGATTCAGCAGGCAGCGCAGTACTGGCTTCAGCAAACGCAGCAGGCAGCCGTTCGTTCCGACGCTGGCACGGCAAGTTTTCTGACGTATACGGCAACCGATTATGCCCCACAACCCAACGGCACCATCGCCCTAAGCTGGCAAACCGACGCGGGCCTGCTGGAAGGTATCACCGGAATAGCGTTGGTACTGCTAACGTTTGCCAGCCCCACTACCCCCGCCTGGGACGCCTGCCTGATGACCGACCTCTCCCCTATTGCTTCGCCATATGAAATTGGTACAAACATTCTGGTATAG